In Ruminococcaceae bacterium BL-4, one DNA window encodes the following:
- a CDS encoding exported protein of unknown function (Evidence 5 : Unknown function): MNHLEINHTKNKHTGSIIAIVITLVIGALLLNNPPKSVVAATNESSSSTSEKVKSNSGNYVTHDKYDQIQTGMSYDQVKKIIGSEGQNIFESGDKGTNGYQISYMWLGKDGGEATISFTGKDKLVVQLKSQSRLK, translated from the coding sequence ATGAACCATCTTGAAATAAATCATACTAAAAACAAACATACTGGTTCGATTATTGCTATAGTAATAACGCTTGTTATAGGGGCTTTATTGCTGAATAATCCTCCTAAAAGCGTAGTGGCTGCAACAAATGAATCGAGCAGCTCAACATCGGAAAAAGTAAAAAGCAATAGTGGCAATTATGTTACTCATGATAAATACGATCAAATACAAACAGGAATGTCATACGACCAAGTTAAAAAGATAATTGGTTCAGAAGGGCAAAATATATTTGAATCTGGGGATAAGGGTACAAACGGTTATCAAATATCTTATATGTGGCTAGGAAAAGATGGTGGAGAAGCAACTATCAGTTTCACCGGAAAAGATAAATTGGTTGTACAATTGAAATCTCAGAGTAGATTAAAATAA
- a CDS encoding protein of unknown function (Evidence 5 : Unknown function), with the protein MGDLKTMSEAEIIARKDNYLKGLNDLMDKLFHCLLKQRHSQAEKNEIKTKYRNLKSRIGEESKILRIVKRSIRYISRTHANYEGGIVEADAKYKVNKYFN; encoded by the coding sequence ATGGGCGATTTGAAAACCATGTCAGAAGCTGAAATTATTGCACGAAAAGATAATTATCTCAAAGGGCTTAATGATTTAATGGATAAGCTCTTTCACTGTCTTTTAAAGCAACGGCATTCACAAGCTGAAAAAAATGAAATAAAGACAAAGTACAGAAACCTAAAATCACGAATCGGAGAAGAATCAAAAATTTTAAGAATCGTCAAGAGAAGTATTCGGTATATATCAAGAACTCATGCAAACTACGAAGGTGGAATTGTAGAAGCAGATGCGAAATATAAAGTAAACAAATATTTTAATTAA
- the mrr gene encoding EcoKMrr has protein sequence MEKYDGPTYNEMMPQLFQAIKELGGSGTVDEIDQKTIKLLNLPEETANFPHNDSNKTEVEYRLAWTRTYMKKVGILENSSRGVWALTAKGRELQTIDPNEIVAQVRTMSFLKLDKAEMIKATDDNPENDGVDTPDEIQSWRDKLRNVLQNLSPDAFERLTQRMLRESGFVQVQVTGRTGDGGIDGTGIIKLNGIISFHMLFQCKRYQGTVSASEMRDFRGAMQGRADKGLFITTGKFTSSAIQEANRAGTAPIDLIDGDELIDKLRELQLGVIPVTDYSIDETWFSSL, from the coding sequence GTGGAGAAATATGATGGACCAACATATAACGAAATGATGCCTCAACTTTTTCAAGCTATAAAGGAATTAGGTGGTTCTGGAACAGTTGATGAAATAGATCAAAAAACGATCAAGTTACTTAATCTTCCGGAAGAAACGGCAAACTTTCCACATAATGATAGCAATAAAACGGAAGTGGAATATCGTTTAGCTTGGACGCGGACATATATGAAAAAAGTTGGGATATTAGAAAATTCCTCCCGAGGAGTATGGGCACTCACAGCGAAAGGCCGTGAATTACAAACTATTGATCCTAATGAAATTGTTGCACAGGTTCGTACAATGTCATTTCTAAAATTAGATAAAGCTGAAATGATAAAAGCTACTGATGATAATCCTGAAAATGACGGTGTAGATACACCCGATGAAATTCAAAGTTGGAGAGATAAACTTAGAAATGTACTTCAAAACTTATCACCTGATGCTTTCGAGCGTTTAACTCAGCGCATGTTACGTGAATCAGGATTTGTCCAGGTTCAAGTAACTGGTAGAACTGGCGACGGTGGAATCGATGGAACTGGCATCATAAAATTAAATGGTATTATTAGCTTTCATATGCTTTTTCAATGTAAACGATATCAGGGAACTGTTTCTGCAAGTGAAATGCGAGATTTTAGAGGAGCAATGCAAGGTAGAGCTGATAAGGGGCTTTTTATTACTACTGGAAAATTTACTTCTTCTGCGATACAAGAAGCTAATAGAGCTGGAACTGCTCCTATCGACTTAATTGATGGTGATGAATTAATTGACAAATTAAGAGAACTTCAATTAGGTGTTATACCTGTTACTGATTATTCTATAGATGAAACTTGGTTCTCATCCCTGTAA
- a CDS encoding Recombinase family protein, with the protein MENQKIKAVGYCRFSSDMQREESIDAQKRYISVYAAQGTYEITNFYCDRARSGKNTKRPAFQQMLADAKQGKFQAIIVHKLDRFSRSTEDTLRIINELKDFNVSVVSAYEHFENNAIGDFMLKIISGMSEWYISNLANEVLKGQRENAYKCLSNGGRGCLGYDIVDQKYVVNEEEAESVRLIFQMYSNGYGYNSIIDRLNALGKKTKAGRPFGKNSLYAILNNEKYTGVYIFNQIARGNSQGKRNSHKKKPNSEIIRIEGGVPAIISKELWNRVQAIRQINPKGKSHNKYFYLLSGLIYCGECGSKMHGNPRNTGNGGPTYLTYRCNNRDNSHSCSNGEVRKEYVEGFVIEELFDHFFNRNAIPEITRQLNKKLQESSNSSSDEYKEYSATLKVLKKSRDNLVEAIEKTGYNQALGDKLKNVEKQIEDCGTFLQKYEDRHKNISAFTEEQVLKNLSKIKEFAKSSHKEEVRAMIQQYVDRVTVFHDRVEVVFKVVFHAEAENSTTFHCDSSVTRYNLEQYSAASMLEKAEIEEQKNLHTA; encoded by the coding sequence ATGGAAAATCAAAAAATTAAAGCTGTCGGCTATTGCCGTTTTTCCAGCGATATGCAAAGAGAAGAGTCTATTGATGCGCAAAAACGATATATCTCTGTTTATGCGGCGCAAGGAACCTATGAGATCACAAATTTTTACTGTGACCGTGCTCGCAGCGGCAAAAATACAAAGAGACCTGCTTTCCAACAAATGCTTGCAGATGCAAAGCAGGGCAAATTTCAAGCAATCATCGTTCATAAGCTCGATCGCTTTTCAAGGAGCACAGAAGACACCTTGCGTATTATCAATGAGCTAAAGGACTTTAATGTTTCCGTGGTTTCTGCATACGAACATTTTGAAAACAATGCGATTGGCGACTTCATGTTAAAAATCATTTCCGGAATGAGTGAATGGTACATTTCAAACCTCGCGAATGAAGTCCTTAAAGGGCAGCGTGAAAATGCCTACAAATGTCTATCTAATGGAGGGAGAGGCTGCCTCGGTTACGATATTGTTGATCAAAAGTATGTTGTGAACGAAGAAGAGGCTGAATCGGTAAGGTTGATTTTTCAAATGTATAGCAATGGTTATGGCTATAATTCAATTATCGATCGGTTGAATGCTTTGGGCAAAAAGACCAAGGCAGGAAGACCTTTTGGAAAGAATAGCCTATACGCAATCTTGAATAATGAAAAATATACCGGCGTTTATATTTTTAATCAGATCGCGAGGGGGAATTCTCAGGGAAAGCGCAACAGTCATAAAAAGAAACCGAATAGCGAAATTATCCGCATAGAAGGAGGTGTTCCTGCCATTATTTCTAAGGAGTTGTGGAATAGGGTGCAGGCTATCCGTCAAATCAACCCGAAAGGGAAGAGTCACAATAAGTACTTTTATCTTCTCTCCGGACTGATTTATTGTGGGGAATGTGGAAGCAAAATGCACGGAAATCCTCGCAACACGGGCAATGGAGGGCCTACTTATTTGACTTATCGCTGCAACAATCGCGACAATAGCCATTCCTGCAGCAACGGCGAAGTTCGTAAGGAATATGTGGAAGGGTTTGTCATTGAAGAGTTATTTGATCACTTTTTCAATCGCAATGCAATTCCTGAGATTACTCGTCAGCTGAATAAAAAGCTTCAGGAAAGTAGTAACAGCAGCAGTGATGAGTATAAAGAGTATAGCGCTACTTTGAAGGTCCTGAAAAAGTCCCGTGATAATCTTGTGGAAGCGATTGAGAAGACCGGATATAATCAGGCACTCGGAGATAAACTGAAAAACGTGGAAAAACAGATTGAGGACTGCGGAACGTTCCTCCAGAAATATGAAGATAGGCACAAGAACATTTCTGCTTTTACGGAGGAACAGGTTCTCAAAAATCTTTCCAAAATCAAAGAATTCGCAAAGAGCAGCCACAAAGAGGAAGTCCGTGCTATGATTCAGCAGTATGTGGATCGTGTGACCGTTTTTCACGACAGAGTGGAAGTGGTTTTTAAGGTTGTATTTCATGCAGAAGCTGAAAATTCGACCACATTTCACTGCGATTCATCCGTTACGAGATACAATCTTGAGCAGTACAGCGCAGCCAGTATGTTAGAAAAAGCCGAAATAGAGGAACAGAAGAATCTTCATACCGCATAA
- a CDS encoding Restriction endonuclease, protein MDIKQYVDTDLLEKFEFHNYGHSLEILHESFPSEWSELQDCLRKLSLTLEDIKKAGGNESPIPKKFDDVLYPYGWREIRISGDLIVKKYPRQTAQRRGKFSNEPYEVETIAGYIDGHNIDFLKNRVAFDLEWNSKDQTFDRDLLAMRTYFDCGLIDVGVIVTRAEELNEIFRQEKDNNGQILMKKYGASTTWMGKLTYRLDSRRNGGCPILAVGIRKECIEGYERLTAYNSELKKIR, encoded by the coding sequence ATGGATATAAAACAATATGTTGATACAGATTTGTTGGAGAAGTTTGAGTTTCACAATTATGGTCATTCACTTGAAATCTTGCACGAATCTTTTCCGTCAGAATGGTCTGAATTGCAGGACTGTTTAAGAAAACTGAGTTTAACACTAGAAGACATAAAGAAGGCAGGAGGGAATGAGTCTCCTATTCCTAAAAAATTTGATGATGTGCTTTACCCTTATGGATGGAGAGAGATCAGAATTTCTGGAGATTTGATTGTAAAAAAGTATCCACGGCAGACAGCTCAGCGGCGCGGGAAATTTTCTAATGAACCATATGAAGTCGAAACAATTGCCGGATACATTGATGGACATAACATAGACTTCCTGAAAAATAGAGTCGCATTTGATTTGGAATGGAACAGCAAAGACCAGACTTTTGACCGCGATTTACTTGCCATGAGGACATATTTTGACTGTGGGCTGATTGATGTAGGGGTTATTGTAACTAGAGCTGAAGAATTAAATGAAATATTCCGACAGGAGAAGGATAATAACGGGCAAATCCTCATGAAAAAATATGGGGCAAGTACAACGTGGATGGGTAAGCTTACATATCGTTTGGATTCAAGGCGAAATGGTGGATGCCCAATATTAGCAGTCGGAATCAGAAAGGAATGCATAGAAGGATATGAAAGACTTACAGCTTACAATTCAGAGCTTAAGAAAATTCGCTAA
- a CDS encoding S-adenosylmethionine-binding protein: MKDLQLTIQSLRKFAKGKKYNTIYADPPWQFQNRTGKVAPEHKRLTRYETMTIDEIKQLPVSELAGDKAQLYLWVPNALLPEGLAVMDAWGFEYKTNFIWEKVRKDGQPDGRGVGFYFRNVTEIILFGIKKKSEPNRTLAPARSQVNILRTMKREHSRKPDEIIPIIEACSSAPRIELFARGDREDWDMWGDQADASYEPTWNTYANHTVSKKLHDNEFSRSELQLQIPGK, translated from the coding sequence ATGAAAGACTTACAGCTTACAATTCAGAGCTTAAGAAAATTCGCTAAGGGCAAAAAATACAACACAATTTACGCTGATCCACCATGGCAGTTCCAAAACAGAACAGGGAAAGTTGCACCGGAGCATAAGCGTCTTACTAGATATGAAACAATGACGATTGATGAGATTAAGCAGCTTCCTGTTTCTGAATTGGCAGGTGATAAGGCACAGTTATATCTTTGGGTTCCGAATGCATTGCTTCCAGAAGGGCTTGCCGTGATGGATGCCTGGGGATTTGAATATAAGACGAATTTTATCTGGGAAAAAGTCCGAAAGGACGGACAGCCGGATGGGCGTGGAGTTGGATTCTATTTTAGAAACGTCACTGAAATAATTCTTTTTGGAATCAAAAAGAAAAGTGAACCGAACCGTACACTAGCGCCTGCAAGATCTCAAGTGAATATCCTTCGCACAATGAAACGAGAACACAGTAGAAAACCCGATGAAATAATTCCCATTATTGAAGCGTGTAGTTCAGCACCGAGGATAGAGCTTTTTGCGAGAGGGGATCGTGAAGACTGGGATATGTGGGGAGATCAAGCTGATGCTTCTTATGAGCCAACGTGGAATACGTATGCAAATCATACAGTTTCAAAGAAGCTGCATGATAATGAATTCTCAAGAAGTGAATTGCAGTTACAGATACCTGGAAAGTAA
- a CDS encoding conserved protein of unknown function (Evidence 4 : Unknown function but conserved in other organisms) — protein sequence MQLHDAVNLCNNSKLTGWDMIKYVNFLVNKNMKYSIEIPFMPYKKAFWIGKGYCVQQAFCVRDILRELGYDVQIVYCRKAFFKGSETISGHTWCRVRIDNIEKDVCTRNSDNRPGKVNFVPISQVKKYSGLIAVGGYLGSIPVCFKRLLITKLESKFTK from the coding sequence ATGCAATTACATGACGCAGTTAATCTATGTAATAATTCCAAGTTGACTGGATGGGACATGATTAAATATGTCAATTTTCTTGTTAATAAAAACATGAAATATTCCATTGAAATACCATTTATGCCTTATAAGAAAGCATTTTGGATTGGAAAAGGATATTGTGTTCAACAAGCGTTTTGTGTTCGTGATATATTACGTGAATTAGGCTATGATGTTCAGATTGTCTACTGCCGTAAAGCATTTTTCAAGGGCTCAGAAACCATATCTGGTCATACATGGTGTAGAGTGCGTATTGATAACATAGAAAAAGATGTATGCACACGTAATTCTGATAATCGCCCTGGTAAGGTAAACTTTGTTCCAATCTCACAAGTTAAGAAGTATAGTGGGCTAATTGCAGTGGGCGGATATCTTGGATCTATTCCCGTTTGTTTTAAGCGACTGCTGATAACAAAACTAGAGAGCAAATTTACAAAGTAA
- a CDS encoding protein of unknown function (Evidence 5 : Unknown function): MIEVGGREKTFYYMDESVNVIETTNPIKINL; the protein is encoded by the coding sequence TTGATTGAAGTAGGTGGACGTGAAAAAACTTTTTACTATATGGATGAATCTGTAAATGTAATTGAAACGACAAATCCAATTAAGATCAATTTATAA